A genomic region of uncultured Fusobacterium sp. contains the following coding sequences:
- a CDS encoding glucose-1-phosphate adenylyltransferase, with product MKKKSIIAMILAGGQGSRLLDLTEKIAKPAVAFGGKYRIIDFALSNCSNSGIDTVGVLTQYEPHVLNDHIGIGSPWDLDRMDGGVTVLQPHTKKNDEGGWYKGTANAIYQNIRFIDKYEPENVLILSGDHIYKMDYDKMLKFHKENDADATIGVFNVPLKDAPSFGIMNTNPDYSIYEFEEKPKEPKSTLASMGIYIFKWDLLKQYLIEDEKDPNSSNDFGKNIIPNLLNDHKKLMAYPFKGYWKDVGTIESFWDAHMDLLKPDNELNIFDKNWKINTRQGVYPPLYVSDDAIVLSSLVDKGCEIEGEVRNSVIFPGVKIGKNSKVINSVVMQNTIIEENVIINKAIIANDVTVKKNTVIGDDEHIAIIGQGKTVKSEAIK from the coding sequence ATGAAGAAAAAATCAATAATAGCTATGATATTGGCTGGAGGACAAGGAAGCCGTTTATTAGATCTTACTGAAAAAATAGCTAAACCAGCTGTTGCTTTCGGAGGAAAATATAGAATAATCGACTTTGCATTAAGTAACTGTTCAAACTCTGGAATTGACACAGTAGGAGTACTTACTCAATATGAACCACATGTATTAAATGATCACATTGGAATAGGATCACCTTGGGACTTAGATAGAATGGATGGAGGAGTTACAGTACTTCAACCACATACTAAGAAAAATGATGAAGGTGGATGGTATAAAGGTACAGCAAATGCTATCTATCAAAATATAAGATTTATAGATAAATATGAACCAGAAAATGTTCTTATTCTTTCTGGAGACCATATCTATAAAATGGATTATGACAAAATGTTAAAATTCCATAAAGAGAACGATGCTGATGCAACTATTGGTGTATTTAATGTACCTTTAAAAGATGCTCCAAGTTTTGGAATTATGAATACAAATCCAGATTATTCAATTTATGAATTTGAAGAAAAACCAAAAGAACCAAAGAGCACTCTTGCATCAATGGGAATCTATATTTTTAAATGGGATTTATTAAAACAATATTTAATTGAAGATGAAAAAGATCCAAACTCAAGTAATGACTTTGGTAAAAATATAATTCCTAATCTTTTAAATGATCATAAAAAACTTATGGCATATCCATTTAAAGGATACTGGAAAGATGTTGGAACTATAGAAAGTTTCTGGGATGCTCATATGGATCTATTAAAACCAGATAATGAATTAAATATTTTTGATAAGAACTGGAAAATAAACACTCGTCAAGGTGTATATCCACCATTATATGTAAGTGACGATGCAATAGTTTTAAGTTCACTTGTAGATAAAGGGTGTGAAATAGAAGGAGAAGTTAGAAACTCTGTAATATTCCCTGGAGTAAAAATTGGAAAAAATAGTAAAGTTATCAATTCAGTAGTAATGCAAAATACTATAATTGAAGAAAACGTTATTATTAACAAAGCTATTATTGCTAATGATGTAACTGTTAAGAAAAATACGGTAATTGGTGATGATGAACATATTGCAATAATAGGACAAGGAAAAACAGTAAAAAGTGAAGCTATAAAATAG
- a CDS encoding HU family DNA-binding protein gives MNKRDFILKYIEMNNNKIDIKEATEDIDVLFHTLKNVLIAQGKVSFFKRGTFEVFERKGRIIGNPRTKEPMELPSELTIRFRASPNLNKLFNKK, from the coding sequence ATGAATAAAAGAGATTTTATTTTAAAATATATAGAAATGAATAATAACAAAATTGACATAAAAGAGGCAACTGAAGATATTGATGTGTTATTTCATACTTTAAAAAACGTTCTAATTGCTCAAGGAAAAGTTTCTTTTTTCAAGCGTGGAACTTTTGAAGTGTTTGAAAGAAAGGGAAGAATTATTGGCAATCCTAGGACCAAAGAACCTATGGAACTTCCTTCAGAGTTAACTATACGTTTTCGAGCTTCTCCTAATCTAAATAAATTATTTAATAAAAAATAA
- the glgB gene encoding 1,4-alpha-glucan branching protein GlgB codes for MEREMDIYLFHRGEHREAYNYMGAHCTKKSVIFRVWAPHAKSVAVVGDFNNWDGSNHMMNKLNAEGIWELEIPKLKKMAKYKYRVEDSNGNVVMKADPYAFYSEVRPNTASIVYDVPKFRWADKRWLNKRTTGLNKPINIYEVHLGSWKRGIHGEWLNYRDSAIMLCEYLKEMNYTHVEIMPLNEYPLDASWGYQATGYYSVTSRYGTPEDFMFFVNLMHKNNIGVILDWVPGHFCKDAHGLYKFDGTPCYEYQDERLGENKEWGTCNFDVTRNEVKSFLISNLTYWFREFHIDGVRMDAVANMLYLSYGKDGEKITNQYGGQENLGAVDFFKEMNSIIHDDFPNVLVVAEDSTAWPLVTKHPIDGGLGFDSKWNMGWMNDTLKYFSTDPLFRKDHHGKLTFSFMYAFSENYVLPLSHDEVVHGKKSIVDKMPGYQEDKLAHTRALYSYQMAHPGKKLNFMGNEFAHGLEWRFYESLEWHLIEQHEDNKNMQTFVRDLNKLYLDEKALWEDGGDTFEWIEHENYTENMLAFLRKTRDFKEHLVIVFNFSGVNKIKYKIGIPENKVYNVIINSDDKKYGGKGILKKKKYKPILKDWNYRKQHIEIDIPANTVVFLKPEKEGGLKRKASKKVNEEKD; via the coding sequence ATGGAAAGAGAAATGGATATTTATCTTTTTCATAGAGGAGAACATAGAGAAGCTTATAATTATATGGGGGCTCATTGTACAAAAAAATCAGTGATTTTTAGAGTATGGGCACCCCATGCTAAATCAGTAGCAGTAGTAGGAGATTTTAATAATTGGGATGGAAGTAACCATATGATGAATAAGCTCAATGCTGAGGGAATATGGGAACTAGAGATACCTAAATTAAAGAAAATGGCAAAATATAAATATAGAGTAGAAGATAGCAATGGGAATGTTGTAATGAAGGCAGACCCATATGCTTTCTATTCAGAAGTTAGACCAAATACAGCTTCAATTGTATACGATGTTCCAAAATTCAGATGGGCAGATAAAAGATGGCTAAACAAAAGAACAACAGGTTTAAATAAGCCAATAAATATCTATGAAGTTCATTTAGGTTCATGGAAGAGAGGAATCCATGGAGAATGGCTAAATTATAGAGATTCAGCAATAATGCTATGTGAATATTTAAAAGAGATGAACTATACTCATGTTGAAATTATGCCATTAAATGAATACCCTCTTGATGCTTCATGGGGATATCAAGCTACAGGATATTACTCTGTAACAAGTCGTTATGGAACTCCAGAAGATTTTATGTTCTTTGTAAATTTAATGCATAAAAATAATATAGGAGTAATTCTTGATTGGGTACCCGGACACTTCTGTAAAGATGCTCATGGATTATATAAATTTGATGGGACACCATGTTATGAATACCAAGATGAAAGACTTGGAGAGAATAAAGAGTGGGGAACATGTAACTTTGATGTAACTAGAAACGAGGTAAAAAGTTTTCTTATTTCAAATTTAACTTATTGGTTTAGAGAGTTTCATATAGATGGAGTACGTATGGATGCAGTAGCAAATATGTTATATCTTTCATATGGAAAAGATGGTGAAAAAATAACAAATCAATATGGTGGACAAGAAAATCTAGGAGCAGTAGATTTCTTTAAAGAGATGAACTCAATTATTCATGATGATTTCCCGAATGTTTTGGTAGTAGCAGAAGATTCAACTGCTTGGCCACTTGTAACTAAACATCCAATAGATGGAGGATTAGGATTTGATAGCAAGTGGAATATGGGATGGATGAATGATACTTTAAAATATTTTAGTACAGATCCTCTTTTTAGAAAAGATCACCATGGAAAACTAACATTTTCATTTATGTATGCTTTCTCAGAAAATTATGTTTTACCATTATCACATGATGAAGTAGTACATGGAAAAAAATCTATAGTAGATAAAATGCCAGGATATCAAGAAGATAAATTAGCTCATACAAGAGCATTATACTCTTATCAAATGGCTCATCCAGGAAAGAAACTTAACTTCATGGGTAATGAGTTTGCTCATGGATTGGAATGGAGATTCTATGAATCTCTTGAATGGCATCTTATAGAGCAACATGAAGATAATAAAAATATGCAAACTTTTGTTAGAGATCTAAATAAACTATATTTAGATGAAAAAGCTCTATGGGAAGATGGTGGAGACACTTTTGAATGGATTGAACATGAAAACTATACAGAAAATATGTTAGCTTTCCTAAGAAAAACAAGAGATTTCAAAGAACATTTAGTAATTGTCTTTAACTTTTCTGGAGTAAATAAAATTAAATATAAGATTGGAATTCCAGAAAATAAAGTATATAATGTAATTATTAACAGCGATGATAAAAAATATGGTGGAAAAGGAATATTAAAGAAGAAAAAATATAAACCAATTTTGAAAGATTGGAATTATAGAAAACAACATATTGAAATAGATATTCCTGCTAACACAGTTGTTTTTTTGAAACCTGAAAAAGAAGGGGGCTTAAAAAGAAAAGCAAGTAAAAAAGTAAACGAGGAGAAAGATTAA
- a CDS encoding glycogen/starch/alpha-glucan phosphorylase: protein MRVGKEELRKQIEKYVKVSFGKDISEATELEVYRALGQAIMEDIAEDWYETNKLYSQKKQAYYFSAEFLMGRALGNNLINLGVLDEVKEVLTELGIDYNKVEDAEEDSALGNGGLGRLAACFLDSLATLNLPGHGYGIRYRNGIFNQSFKDGYQVEKPETWLKYGDVWSVMRPADEVIVSFGDGSVRAVPYDMPIIGYGTRNINTLRLWEAKSLVDLDLGKFNQQDYLHATQDKTRAEDISRVLYPNDSTDEGKKLRLKQQYFFVSASLQDILRKYKRLHGSNFDEFPEYVAIQLNDTHPVIAIPELMRLFVDLEGLSWEKAWSIVEKTFSYTNHTILAEALEKWWVGLYEQVVPRVYQITQGINNQLRGFLAERFPNDPVRQDRMSIIQGNMIHMAWLAIYGTHATNGVAALHTEILKHKELKDWYELYPERFLNKTNGITQRRWLLQSNPELSALITELIGNEWITDLSQLKKLEAYVDDEEVLKKLLSIKHAKKIELVKYLREVQGIEVNPNSIFDIQIKRLHEYKRQLLNIFHVIGLYNKLKLNPSMSFQPVTYIYGAKAAPGYLVAKGIIRLINEVAQVINKDPETNGKLRIVFVENYRVSVAQKLFPAADISEQISTAGKEASGTGNMKFMLNGALTIGTLDGANVEIVEEAGEENNFIFGLKVNEIEEMRAKGYDPHVPYNSVEGLKKIVDSLIDGTFNDLGTGIYGTIHRSLMENAPWHQADQYFVLEDFEAYRNAQKRINVEYRDRLGWAKKQLMNIANAGKFSSDRTIKEYADEIWFIEPAKLED, encoded by the coding sequence ATGAGAGTAGGAAAAGAAGAATTAAGAAAACAAATTGAAAAGTATGTTAAAGTAAGTTTTGGAAAAGATATTTCTGAAGCTACTGAATTAGAGGTATACAGAGCTTTAGGACAAGCTATAATGGAAGATATAGCTGAAGATTGGTATGAAACTAATAAACTTTATTCTCAAAAGAAACAAGCTTATTATTTTTCAGCAGAGTTTTTAATGGGAAGAGCTTTAGGGAATAACCTTATTAACCTTGGAGTTTTAGATGAAGTTAAAGAAGTTTTAACAGAACTAGGAATAGATTATAATAAAGTAGAAGATGCAGAAGAAGATTCAGCTTTAGGAAATGGTGGACTTGGAAGACTAGCAGCATGTTTCCTTGATTCATTAGCTACTTTAAACTTACCAGGACATGGATACGGAATAAGATATAGAAATGGTATTTTTAACCAATCATTTAAAGATGGATATCAAGTTGAAAAACCAGAAACTTGGTTAAAATATGGAGATGTATGGTCAGTTATGAGACCAGCAGATGAAGTAATTGTAAGTTTTGGTGATGGAAGTGTAAGAGCTGTTCCTTATGATATGCCTATTATTGGATATGGAACAAGAAATATAAATACTTTAAGACTTTGGGAAGCTAAATCTTTAGTAGATCTTGATTTAGGAAAATTCAATCAACAAGATTACCTACATGCAACTCAAGATAAAACAAGAGCAGAAGATATTTCAAGAGTGCTTTATCCAAATGACTCAACAGATGAAGGTAAAAAATTAAGATTAAAACAACAATATTTCTTTGTATCAGCATCATTACAAGATATTTTAAGAAAATATAAAAGACTTCATGGAAGTAACTTTGATGAGTTCCCAGAATATGTAGCTATTCAATTAAATGATACACATCCAGTTATTGCTATACCTGAATTAATGAGATTATTTGTTGATTTAGAAGGACTTTCATGGGAAAAAGCATGGAGCATAGTTGAAAAAACATTCTCTTACACAAACCACACTATTCTAGCTGAAGCACTTGAAAAATGGTGGGTAGGATTATATGAACAAGTAGTACCAAGAGTATATCAAATAACTCAAGGAATCAACAATCAATTAAGAGGATTCTTAGCTGAAAGATTCCCAAATGATCCTGTAAGACAAGATAGAATGTCAATAATTCAAGGAAATATGATTCATATGGCATGGCTTGCTATTTATGGAACACATGCTACAAATGGAGTTGCAGCACTACATACTGAAATTCTTAAACATAAAGAATTAAAAGATTGGTATGAACTATATCCAGAAAGATTCTTAAATAAAACAAATGGAATAACTCAAAGAAGATGGCTACTTCAATCTAACCCAGAGTTATCAGCACTTATTACAGAATTAATTGGAAATGAATGGATTACTGATTTAAGTCAATTAAAGAAATTAGAGGCATATGTAGATGATGAAGAAGTATTGAAAAAATTATTATCTATTAAACATGCTAAAAAAATAGAACTTGTAAAATATTTAAGAGAAGTTCAAGGAATAGAAGTAAATCCAAACTCTATATTTGATATTCAAATTAAGAGATTACATGAATACAAAAGACAACTATTAAATATATTCCATGTAATAGGATTATATAATAAATTAAAACTAAATCCTTCAATGTCTTTCCAACCAGTAACATATATTTATGGAGCTAAAGCAGCACCAGGATATTTAGTTGCTAAAGGAATTATCAGATTAATAAATGAAGTTGCTCAAGTTATCAATAAAGACCCAGAAACAAATGGAAAATTAAGAATAGTATTTGTTGAAAACTATAGAGTATCTGTAGCACAAAAACTATTCCCAGCAGCAGATATATCAGAACAAATTTCAACAGCAGGAAAAGAAGCTTCAGGAACAGGAAATATGAAATTTATGCTAAATGGAGCTCTTACAATAGGAACACTTGATGGTGCAAACGTTGAAATAGTAGAAGAAGCTGGAGAAGAAAATAACTTCATCTTTGGATTAAAAGTAAATGAAATTGAAGAGATGAGAGCTAAAGGATATGATCCTCATGTTCCATATAATTCAGTAGAAGGATTAAAGAAAATAGTAGATTCTTTAATAGATGGAACATTTAACGATCTAGGAACAGGAATTTATGGAACTATTCATAGATCACTTATGGAAAATGCTCCTTGGCATCAAGCAGATCAATACTTTGTATTAGAAGATTTTGAAGCTTATAGAAATGCTCAAAAGAGAATAAATGTTGAGTATAGAGATAGATTAGGTTGGGCTAAAAAACAATTAATGAATATTGCAAATGCAGGTAAGTTCTCATCAGATAGAACAATAAAAGAATATGCAGATGAAATTTGGTTTATAGAACCAGCTAAATTAGAAGACTAA
- a CDS encoding HU family DNA-binding protein: MKEVDFIQLYKINKKLKTVDEAKEKIDIFWKTIIETLKTEEDIVFRHWGKFKLKRCKPRKYSSPYSQEIGYTQGKYTIKFKIGNSLKKSLNNKSKEWLNE; this comes from the coding sequence ATGAAAGAAGTAGACTTCATTCAACTTTATAAAATCAATAAAAAATTGAAAACTGTTGATGAAGCCAAAGAAAAAATTGATATTTTTTGGAAAACTATAATTGAGACTTTAAAAACTGAAGAAGATATAGTGTTTAGGCACTGGGGCAAATTTAAACTAAAAAGATGCAAACCCAGAAAATACTCCTCTCCTTACTCACAAGAAATAGGCTATACTCAAGGAAAATATACTATAAAATTTAAAATTGGTAATTCTTTAAAGAAAAGTTTAAATAATAAAAGTAAGGAGTGGTTAAATGAATAA
- a CDS encoding TrmB family transcriptional regulator — translation MQDIIDKLMGFGFTKTEAIVYVTLLKFGKMNGYKMAKELNISRSNVYQTLESLYKKGYVFMTPGDSKEYEAKDPDILFKELEIGFYKNLEIAKEQLKNVKKAPKENFYLRIEGYDNILKTLQEIIKNAEKEIYMNIDFPLNIIENELKEAASKGVRVIIFSFNKLKEIDVKGIEYYHKTDVCEDYKHSKRIMIVVDLKKSFVVTNSGDKITGTLTDNLEYIQIISEHIHSDIYMARLAKLYEKSFEDNISINSLHEKKNFIY, via the coding sequence ATGCAGGATATAATAGATAAACTAATGGGGTTTGGTTTTACTAAAACAGAAGCTATAGTCTATGTAACTCTTTTAAAATTTGGAAAGATGAATGGATATAAGATGGCTAAAGAACTTAATATTTCTCGTTCAAATGTTTATCAAACATTGGAGTCGTTATATAAAAAAGGGTATGTGTTTATGACTCCAGGAGACAGTAAAGAGTATGAAGCAAAAGATCCAGATATATTATTTAAAGAGTTAGAAATAGGATTTTATAAAAATTTAGAAATAGCAAAAGAGCAATTGAAAAATGTAAAAAAAGCTCCTAAAGAAAATTTTTATTTAAGAATAGAGGGATATGATAATATTTTGAAAACTTTGCAAGAGATAATAAAAAATGCAGAGAAAGAAATTTATATGAACATAGACTTTCCTTTAAATATAATAGAAAATGAGTTAAAAGAAGCAGCCAGTAAGGGTGTAAGAGTGATTATTTTTTCTTTTAACAAATTGAAAGAAATAGATGTTAAAGGCATAGAATATTATCATAAAACAGATGTATGTGAAGACTATAAACATTCAAAAAGAATAATGATTGTGGTAGATTTGAAAAAAAGTTTTGTTGTTACAAATTCCGGAGATAAGATAACAGGAACTTTAACTGATAATCTAGAGTACATTCAAATAATTTCTGAGCATATACATAGTGATATTTATATGGCAAGATTAGCGAAATTATATGAAAAATCATTTGAGGATAATATCTCAATAAATAGTTTACATGAGAAGAAAAATTTTATATATTAA
- a CDS encoding hemolysin family protein yields the protein MNIFLRIIFIFVLVLMSVFLSMSEISLASARKMKLQVMIEEGNENAAKVLEIQQMSGNFFTVVQIGINAIAIMGGILGDNIATPWVKNFIITWLPFLSVKAEMIGSFVSFCIITGLFIEFADLIPKRLSMVSPEKIAVNIIKPMLFLICIFKPLIVIFNGIASFIFKIFKVPQTRNDIITYDDIFAVVDAGAEAGVVQKKEHSLIENIFELDTRWVSSIMTTRDEIVYLTVEEGEESIKNKIANYPHSKFLVCQNEIDSLIGYVDSKDILPRILKGEISGLHDIQEITNTSLLIIPNTLTLSEALDRFNEARDDFAIILNEYGHVVGLVTLNDVVNTLMGDIVYQDQDEQQIICRGEGSWLIDGVTPIEDVKKVLEIEKFPEEDTYETIAGFMMYMLKSIPKKAAKVEFENYTFEVVDVDNFKVDQLLVNRVNNSETPKEI from the coding sequence ATGAATATTTTTTTAAGAATTATCTTTATTTTTGTTCTTGTATTAATGAGTGTTTTTCTTTCTATGAGTGAAATTTCTTTAGCTTCTGCTAGAAAAATGAAACTTCAAGTTATGATTGAAGAGGGAAATGAAAACGCTGCTAAAGTTTTAGAAATTCAACAAATGTCTGGAAATTTTTTCACTGTAGTCCAAATTGGAATAAATGCTATAGCAATAATGGGAGGTATCCTTGGAGATAATATAGCAACTCCTTGGGTTAAAAATTTTATCATTACTTGGCTGCCTTTCCTCTCAGTAAAAGCGGAAATGATAGGAAGTTTTGTCTCTTTCTGTATTATTACTGGGTTATTTATTGAATTTGCTGATCTTATTCCAAAGAGATTATCAATGGTTTCACCTGAAAAAATTGCTGTAAATATTATAAAACCTATGTTATTTTTAATCTGCATATTTAAACCATTAATTGTTATTTTCAACGGAATCGCCTCATTTATATTTAAAATTTTTAAAGTCCCACAAACTAGAAACGACATTATAACATATGATGATATTTTTGCTGTTGTTGATGCAGGTGCTGAAGCTGGAGTCGTTCAAAAAAAAGAACACTCTTTAATTGAAAATATTTTTGAATTAGATACTAGATGGGTTTCTTCAATTATGACTACAAGAGATGAAATTGTATATCTTACAGTTGAAGAGGGAGAAGAAAGCATAAAAAATAAAATAGCAAATTATCCTCACTCTAAATTTTTAGTTTGTCAAAATGAGATTGATTCTTTAATTGGATATGTTGATTCTAAAGATATTTTACCTAGAATTTTAAAAGGTGAAATTAGTGGTTTACACGACATTCAAGAGATTACAAATACTTCTCTATTGATTATTCCTAATACACTTACTCTTTCAGAAGCTTTAGACAGATTTAATGAAGCTAGAGATGATTTTGCCATTATTTTAAATGAATACGGACATGTAGTTGGATTAGTTACTCTTAATGACGTTGTAAATACTTTAATGGGAGATATTGTATATCAAGATCAAGATGAACAACAAATTATTTGCAGAGGCGAAGGATCATGGTTAATTGATGGTGTTACTCCTATTGAAGATGTTAAAAAAGTTTTAGAAATAGAAAAGTTCCCTGAGGAGGATACTTATGAAACCATTGCTGGATTTATGATGTACATGTTAAAAAGTATCCCTAAAAAAGCTGCTAAAGTTGAGTTTGAAAATTATACTTTTGAAGTTGTTGATGTAGATAATTTTAAGGTAGATCAACTTCTTGTAAATAGAGTAAATAATTCTGAAACCCCGAAAGAAATTTGA
- the malQ gene encoding 4-alpha-glucanotransferase — protein sequence MFERSSGILMHISSLPSEYGIGDFGKKAYEFVDFLKKSEQKLWQVLPMGPTGYGDSPYQSFSTYAGNPYFIDIEDLYQLGYLDEDDLKYMREINYSDNLDYEQLYERKTKVLKKAFEGFKKENKEIIIKEFKEFKTENSWWLDNYSLYMALKFKFNGKSWQDWSKDYKYRNVKKMLIDEETKKNMDYFSFVQYTFYKQWFKLKEYANSNGIKIIGDIPIFVATDSADTWSNSEIFQFDKYKRPKRVAGCPPDYFSKNGQLWGNVLYDWKRLKESGYHWWIKRIEYSFKVYDVVRIDHFRGFEAYWSISAKDKTAVKGHWEKGPGIEFFRVLERRIGKKPIIAEDLGLLTDGVRKLLKRSGFPGMKILEFAFDSNDSDYLPHKYEKNSVAYTGTHDNNTVEGWYKGITSEVKYYCDEYLKKYLIEKNCNYWDPINWRFINAIWASEANIAIVQMQDLLGIGEEGRMNAPSTLGKNWKWRMQSYELTEEIAENLKNVTRKFYR from the coding sequence ATGTTTGAGAGAAGCAGTGGTATTTTAATGCATATAAGTTCCCTACCAAGTGAATATGGAATTGGGGATTTTGGAAAAAAAGCTTATGAATTTGTTGATTTTTTAAAAAAAAGTGAGCAAAAATTATGGCAAGTACTTCCAATGGGGCCTACAGGATATGGAGATTCACCATATCAATCTTTTTCAACATATGCAGGAAATCCATATTTTATAGATATAGAAGATCTTTATCAGTTAGGTTACTTAGATGAAGATGATTTGAAATATATGAGAGAGATAAATTATAGTGATAATCTTGATTATGAACAATTGTATGAGAGAAAAACAAAGGTTTTAAAGAAAGCTTTTGAAGGTTTTAAGAAGGAAAATAAAGAAATTATAATTAAAGAATTTAAAGAATTTAAAACTGAAAATAGTTGGTGGTTAGATAATTATTCATTATATATGGCTTTAAAATTTAAATTTAATGGTAAATCTTGGCAAGATTGGTCAAAGGATTATAAGTATAGAAATGTAAAGAAAATGTTAATAGATGAAGAAACAAAGAAAAATATGGATTATTTTTCATTTGTGCAGTATACTTTCTATAAGCAGTGGTTTAAGCTAAAAGAGTATGCCAATTCAAATGGTATAAAAATAATTGGAGATATTCCAATTTTTGTTGCTACAGATAGTGCAGATACTTGGTCAAATTCAGAAATATTTCAATTTGATAAGTACAAAAGACCTAAGAGAGTTGCTGGATGCCCACCAGATTATTTCAGCAAAAATGGACAATTATGGGGAAATGTACTTTATGATTGGAAGAGATTGAAAGAAAGTGGTTATCATTGGTGGATAAAAAGAATAGAATACAGTTTTAAAGTGTACGATGTAGTTAGAATAGATCACTTTAGAGGATTTGAAGCTTATTGGAGTATTTCAGCTAAAGATAAAACTGCTGTAAAAGGACATTGGGAAAAGGGACCAGGTATAGAATTCTTTAGAGTATTAGAAAGAAGAATAGGTAAAAAACCTATAATAGCTGAAGATTTAGGGCTTCTTACAGATGGAGTAAGAAAACTTCTAAAAAGAAGTGGATTCCCAGGAATGAAAATTCTAGAGTTTGCTTTTGACTCTAATGATAGTGATTACTTGCCACATAAATATGAAAAAAACTCAGTAGCTTATACAGGAACTCATGATAATAACACAGTTGAAGGATGGTATAAGGGAATAACATCAGAAGTTAAATACTATTGTGATGAGTATTTGAAAAAATATTTAATAGAGAAAAATTGCAATTATTGGGATCCTATAAATTGGAGATTTATAAATGCAATATGGGCTTCAGAGGCTAATATAGCAATTGTACAGATGCAAGATCTACTAGGAATAGGAGAAGAAGGAAGGATGAATGCGCCTTCAACTCTTGGTAAAAACTGGAAATGGAGAATGCAATCTTACGAGTTAACAGAAGAGATAGCAGAAAATTTAAAGAATGTTACTAGAAAGTTTTACAGATAG
- the glgD gene encoding glucose-1-phosphate adenylyltransferase subunit GlgD → MLNNYMAIIFLAESLDNIRSLTKMRPLASLPVGGTYRIIDFSLSNLVNAGIRNVGIFGGNEDLNSLTDHIGRGTEWDLDRKKDGIFIFKQMADSTYSTNIKRVKKNMEYFFRSKQQNVVVMSSHMVCNIDIADVVKKHEESGKDVTLVYKTVDNANSRFDNCDSVKLGENGEITGIGQNLFFKKDENISLEIFVLKKELLIKLICDGIQNGAYYTVRDLISRNVGRVSINGYEFKGYLACINSTKEYFDFNMDLLNKEVRDDVFKKDNRNIFTKTKDTPPSMFKKSAQVVNSIIANGCILGGEVKNSILARGAVVEEGAIVEDSIILQDSVVKAGAILKNIIVDKNNVIKCNEKLIASKNYPLVIEKSVKWDVEHYKDLLDYLKGKE, encoded by the coding sequence ATGCTAAATAACTATATGGCTATAATATTTTTAGCCGAATCTTTAGATAATATCAGATCACTTACAAAAATGAGACCACTTGCTTCTCTTCCAGTTGGAGGAACTTATAGAATAATAGATTTTTCATTATCAAATCTTGTAAATGCAGGAATTAGAAATGTTGGAATATTTGGTGGAAATGAAGATCTTAACTCATTAACTGACCATATAGGAAGAGGAACAGAATGGGATCTAGATAGAAAGAAAGATGGAATATTCATCTTCAAACAAATGGCAGACTCAACTTACTCTACAAATATAAAAAGAGTAAAGAAAAATATGGAATACTTCTTCCGTAGTAAACAACAAAATGTTGTTGTAATGAGTTCGCATATGGTTTGTAATATAGATATTGCAGATGTAGTAAAAAAACATGAAGAAAGCGGAAAAGATGTAACTTTAGTTTATAAAACAGTAGATAATGCTAACTCAAGATTTGACAATTGTGATAGTGTTAAACTAGGAGAAAATGGAGAAATTACTGGAATAGGACAAAACTTATTCTTCAAAAAAGATGAAAATATCTCTCTAGAAATCTTCGTATTGAAAAAAGAATTACTAATTAAATTAATTTGTGATGGAATTCAAAATGGAGCTTACTATACAGTAAGAGATCTAATCTCTAGAAATGTTGGAAGAGTTTCTATTAATGGATATGAATTTAAAGGATACTTAGCGTGTATCAACTCAACTAAAGAGTACTTTGACTTTAATATGGATCTACTAAATAAAGAAGTTAGAGATGATGTATTTAAGAAAGATAATAGAAATATCTTTACTAAAACAAAAGATACTCCACCTTCAATGTTTAAAAAATCAGCTCAAGTAGTTAACTCTATTATTGCTAACGGATGTATATTAGGAGGAGAGGTTAAAAACTCTATCCTTGCAAGAGGAGCAGTTGTAGAAGAGGGAGCAATAGTTGAAGATAGTATAATTCTTCAAGATAGTGTTGTAAAAGCAGGAGCAATATTAAAGAATATCATTGTTGATAAAAATAATGTTATTAAATGCAATGAAAAACTTATAGCTTCTAAAAACTATCCATTAGTTATAGAAAAAAGTGTTAAATGGGATGTTGAACACTATAAAGATTTATTAGATTATTTAAAGGGAAAAGAGTAG